TGCTCACGCACGGGGCTCGACAAGCACAGGGCGCGGCGGTGGGGATGGGACTCGCCCCGCAGCCACCCGCAAACATGGCTGCCTCTATGGCAGCCACGACGGCGGCCCGCCTCGTTGTTAACACGTCTCTCATCGAGTGGAAGGGCAAGGAGGTCGAGTCGATGAAGCTGCCGAGACTGCTGTGCACGCACCTGCCCTACGCCAAGCTCAACATCAATCCGCAAGCCAAGTAAGCCACCTGTTCCATTCGTTTTGTAGCCAGCCGTTTTGGATTCGCTCACATTGCGCATCGCCAAGTATGGATGCGCAGGTCATGATGATGCGTTGAGAGTGAATCTTTTGAATGTGCGAACGCACATTTGTAGTTTTATTCGTACAGTATGCACGAGCCGACGATTCAATCGATATTTCATGCATTGTTCGTGGAATCGGAGCTTTATAACAATCAGACTTACGGAACTTTCTCTACTTGGCGGGCTATCTCTAGTATAGCTAAACATTTCCTTAACTATTTCTTCCGTCTGTTACAGTCTAGGAATAGTATCACTTTTCGTATGGGGCAATTCATTCTACATGTTTAGATCCCAAGGTAATTATGGTTCTATGGTTCCATGGACAGTCTGTGTCCGGCTCTCGCGCTTGGGCAGAATTCTACTGAGGGTCCACACCATCCCGCCAGCCGTCATCCGTGATTCCGTCATGGATTTGAGTAGATTTCACGCCGGCTGAAGACAGCGAGCATAAATAAGGGTTGTTGAATATCTGCATGGAAACGCGTCGCAAAATGTTGATAAATGTCCTGCTATCGCTTTGTGGCTTCGTGTACGCTGCGCGAGACATCACATATACTGATTCAACAGAGTTGTTCAGTTCAATTCTGTTACATTATTGAGAAAGTGACTATAATTTTGTAGTACATAATTAATACCCCCCGCTCAATGTTCTTGCTTTCGAGTTCTCGTTTCCTGGTATTGCGTTGCGCGAATGGATTGTAGGAGGATGCAGCTTAGGCTACTTCGGGCTACTTCATCTGCTTCGTGTTTATTTCGTTTCTCGTTCTCGATACTAGCTGTTGTGATACCACGCCATCGGCAATGTTGACACCACACCACCCGCTTTAACTTCGCGGCGTCGAACATCGTGTGCGCCTTGTCTGCACCGCCTTTTGTTCATGTATAGCTAAGTCAGAAAAGTTTAACTGGTACTTGAAGTGCGCATCATATTTGCAGCGCTAAAGACGTAATCACTTATCTATTTCTCATGGAGTTTCAACTTTACCGTTGCGAATCTGTGACACAATTTTGTGTGTCGTCCTATCGGTCACAACACGTGTCATCGAGCGCGGGTGTGATAGGCACCACTCTGCGCTGTAATGTTCCCGAGCGGGCGATGTGCGGTACTTGGTAAGGAATGTCTACTAAATCCTGAAATGGTACAATACACGATACTAAGAACTACAATAGTGGTTTCTGCATCCAGGGTCTTTTTAATGTCTATGGCACAAGCTCGTGAAAGTTGCACCGTGCTTCAAGAACAGCGTTTTTCCTATGTCGCAGGTACATCTACATGCTGCGCAACCCGAAAGACTGCTGCGCGTGCGCCTTCGACGACGCGGTGACGTTCCCGCAGGACTACGACTTCGGCGAAGGGCGCTTCAACGACTTCCTCGAGCTGTTCCTGCGGGGCTCCGTGCACGGAAACGACTACTTCCGGCACGTGTTCTCGTGGTGGGCGCACCGTCACGAGCCGCACGTGATGTTCGTCGTCCTCGAGGATCTGCGCATGGAGTCTCGCGCCCACGTCGAGCGCGTGCTCAACTTCGTCGGCTGGCGCGACGCCATCGATAACAGCCGCAACGTGGCGCTCATGCAGGAGGTGCTCGAGCACATCGCCAATGGACCCGAGCACACCCGCATCATGGAGGTGAACCGACACCACGCAGACTAGTTAGTTGAGCGGTGCCGCGCGTACGTGCAGGAGGTGATCGAGCCTGTAAGCTGTAAATGAACTGTCTTATGAAAAACGCTGCGTAAGTTAAACAGGTGTGACTACTCAGACGACCAGGGCCATTAAGTATAGTGCAACCCACGTGCGTGTCACCACTGTGAGCTCAGCAACCCTTGACTGTGAGCTCTGCAACCTTTCCTCCAAGTTGCGCACCTTTAGGTTAGTACTGGCACAATACACTACTCAAACATGTCGTTAAACTGCCGTTCATGTGTAGGAAGTGCCTGCTATATGCCATCCTACCCACTCAGCTATCCCAAGCAACCaagtacctaataaagaaacgacagagcGCGCGAATCTTAGAGGACTGGTTCAATTGGCTGAATGGTCGAAATTGGCCAACAAGCACAAAGTAAGTGGTATTTGTAACAGTTTGAAGTTTGAGAAAGTAAAGAGCGACGAAAGCGTGAGGTCGGTGATGGAAGCCTTGGTATACGCTACTGGTTTATGGAACGAAGTCATAAGGTCTCGCGCACCCTCATCTGCCGATGAAAGTAACGCTATCATTCTGCGTATAAAAAGTGCGGCTCGTACTTTACAATAGATATAGCACTATAGTGGAAGCAGCTTTTTGGTGGGGTGTCATCCACTCAGCAGCTCGACCATATATATACGGACGCGCGGATCGCGGCGCCACGTGTTCCACTGCATCAAAGCGTCGTGCACTCAGTGCAGTCTACAGCTCAGCGTCCAACGCCAGAGTGCAACctcgtagccccccccccccccctttccagtTGCCAATCGGTCACGGAAAGTTTCGTATAGCACGATGTGCAGCACAGAACACAAGAAATCATTTCTTCGTAATCGCAGGTCAGAATGGCATCGGATCCCGTGCCGTCTTCCGCTTCACCCGACCGGGCGTTGGCACACGTGACGACAGCTGGCTACTGGAAGAACTACTTCACGTCCGGCCAGTCCAAGCGCATGGACCTTGTCTTCCAGGAGCGAACCAAGGGCACTGACATTGCTCGTCTGTGGAGCGAATACAACGTTTTTCCCATTTAGTTCTGACGCCCCGCCCTGTCGAAACTtgccgagcttttttttttttttttgaaaatataTGAGCCACGAGTGCGTAAATGAGTGCCCCCCATTCCGCGTGATATTCTCACTCGCACAAAGTACATATGCTAGTTCTCATTGTCCCTCGTGAATCGATCGTCAGGTTATCACACATCGGACAAAGACGTGGCGATGGCGTCAGGAATGAGTGTCGGTCATGTGAAAATTGAAATGGCAGGTAATGCTTGGATGTGTACGCGTGGTAAGCTTGAGAATTGCAACTGCTGCTACGTAGTGACGTCCAGAATCGTTAAAGCGGTCCTGTAGAACTTTTTTGAGAGCCGAATTATGTTCCGCTGCATGTAGCATTGCTTGCTCTCTCCTGTTGCTTTGGAGGCCCGCGTCTATTTTGCCGCCGTCAATGACGCCGTGGCCAGCGCGGCATTTAATGTACGCCAGCCATCGGGCGTTCATGACTATCAATTGGTCCCGAGTGAAAGATCGCCACACGCATTCACACTCCTCCGATCTTTTAGAAACGAGCCCAGTTAACGCGTCCCGCCCATCCTGTCACCGCAGCTTTGTCGATATCGGGCACTAGAGCCTGAGGCCAACCTTGAACCGTTGACTTATATATATGCACGGCGGATAGAAGGAGCGGTACGGGCAGGGCTCTGCTAGATATCAGCGCTGCCCTAACTGTGAGATCACGTCAAGACGGAATGGGGGACATTGCGTTCTCCCTTCGTATCTGAGCCTTTTCAAAAATTTATTCTGCAATATATTGAGTGAAAGGCATCGCAATCATTCGATCGCGTTCCAGATTTGCGCCAAATCTTCAACATATATTAGACCGCTTACGCACAGGGGAAATAAATTTTCAGTTCAGATAGCCTTGCAATAACAGCGTGACGGGGCGAGAAGGATCACTCAATGGTACAAAAATGTTTTAGTAGAAAGGTGGTTGTATTGCAATGTAAGCTGGCATTTTTCAATCACGTTAAAGGTGCGAGTGGTATTGTAGGGAGCGCCAATAGGCACTTCGAGAAACGCTTTTCTGCAAAACCTATCTCTGCATGTATCAAGAATTAGACTTAGCCCTGACAATACCGCCAAAGGGCAAAGCATAAGGGACGAGGTCCATAGTAGTTATTTAGCTCAAGTCAGTTCcgaaaagtcgtagtttcgcctgGAAGGCGGAGTTGAATTGTGATAAGACCTTAAGGGGCTCGTCATTCGCCGCGTTAGGCGAAGGGGGCGCCTGAGTGGAGGCTCAACCAGAGGGCGCCGCGCCAAGTCGGGaggcatcgattgtgatagcaaattattggacagctatacgaagtaaggatagtagtgttatcggccgtatatACTTGCAAACACAGGCATACGAACTCGAtgaagaagcatggtgtcacgcgcgtacaagcaaacaagaagacacctcactcgatgaccgccgaggaaactcgttgtcaaaacgctggagtgagcaagcgcggcggcgagcgaattgaccttcgtgctcgcatcaacgcgaactaagccaagaaaacacagcgcaaggcggaCCGTGACCCGACGcaggtggctttcaagatacagcggcccgtgCGGGCACGCGCGGCCGCCGGAGCCACCCGGAGTATAGCGCCCCGTCCcactccctaccctccccccggtgcGTGGCTCGCGACGGAAGACGCGCGGTTCCTTAcggcttccctcccttgcgtgcgcgagattgagccgcgatcgcaaCTCACTCGCAGGCTTtcgctcgcacatgcagcatacggcgcgcagcgacgggtttatcgcccttgaactttatccggaacctcacagcgacggccaCGGCATAAATGCtgctggagtgtctatataattgctatcgcaagaaaagcACTTCTCTCCTTCGGCAACGAAGTTGCAGGTGATAGTCCGCAAGTGCACCGAGACAACGCCAGAGTTTGGCGCGATAGTTCCACATGTTTGTCCGAAAATTGCTCGCATAGCCAAGATTCATGCTGCAATGTTGCGATATTCCATATTCAATATTCATGCGTCGACTGCGGGCACAGTATCAAATTGTGTTTCCTGATTTTGTTCAACTTTCTCAGTACAAATAAAACAGCGTTGATAGTTTTATCgttatttttgttgttttccATAGGCATCTAAAACGTCCTTGCAATTATAATTGTGATTATAATTATAATTAGCGAACCCCAAACGACCGCAACGTATacaaccaacgcctcctagatatcGATATCTAGGAGGCGTAGATACAACGAGCACTAGCAGTTGAATCGTGGacagatttttttatttagaacgGTATGAccaaatttggaggacgcttaagcttcgcctttaagagtgtaacgcgatagcgttatcgcgccccgttcgcatcgcatttttctttatgagtaggtttcactgcaacacataacggggaaagccagcttacacagACCACGCTTACACtgattcccttaaagtcggcttcacttttaaacacaaatgcagtgctgggaagacatttttccaggggtaCTATAAGCCGTTTTATATGAAAATGTAAATACCCtagaactttttttatttattaattgtttgctgttgccccgaggcgtgcGCGTCCAAAAGAAATATTGCGtgagccgcgcaccatcagaattggagtgcgcttaagcttcacctttaagagtggaaggcgatagcattcaaagatccctggctgcttatgaggtattaaaattacaatccgacgctatcaagtctgtaggttgtagttaagttttactttttctgacggattttactttgagaaattcaatttttgctcgCTAATtccttgcgccatgcggagggcctttgttgtcggggtggttcgagatTAATTTATCCGCCACGGATGCCCCAGGCGCCGATGCTTACGCCAACAccggcgctggattttctgcgacacggggccctaagcGCTCTCGCGTTAATACAGTCGGTGTTCGGTATCCGAAGCCCGCAAATAATTTATAGCGCGCTCAGAAAATGCGTCCAGGAAAGGGCAgcgtttcttctttctggggttttacgtcccaaagccAGTTTGGTtttggcacgccgtagtggagggctccggattgactttgaccacctggggtttttaacgtgcactacaacgcaagcacacgggcgttcttccatttcgcctccatcaaaatgcggccacctcggccgggattcgatcccgcgacctcgtgctcagcagtccaacgccttaactgactgagctaccccggcggatGAAGGGCAGCGTTTCGCCACAAGGTAGTTGTGTGAAGGGAACATTCAAGACGCACGCAAGATTTTCTCCACTCAGAGTTCAAATCGACAAgacgttggaatcagctagcgcaagacaggggtaattggagatcgcagggagaggccttcgtcctgcagtggacataaatttaggaTGAAGACGATGATATAAACGTTAAAGGCAGTAAGGAGAGAAGAGTACAAAGTAGTTGTATCTTTCCACTTTATGGCCAGGGGTATCCGCCGTggtttgcttagtggctatggtgttgcgctgctaagcacaaggtcgcgggatcgaatcccggccacggcggccgcatttagacgggggcgaaatgcagagacaccggtgtacttagatttagctgcacgttaaagagcctcacgtggtcaaaatgaatccgtagtccctcactacggtgtgcctcataatcatatctctgttttggcacgtcaaaccccataatttatttaatttttaacGACCAGCGGCGGCTCCACCTTCACAATAAATGTAGTGTTCTTATCGGTAGAAGATTGCTTCGCATGCAGCTGCGAATATTTATGCCAACCGATACTGCATGAAACAGCGCAACGCTTACTGCGCATAATATTGCGTGGGCCCTGATGCTACCAAGCGCCTGAAGAACTATGATCGGCTGACGTGCTGCGATTCGCTGGCAATTGGCAGCTGATCTATAAAAGGACCCCGAGCTGAGATAACCGAAACGAACCCAGTGGTAAAAAGCGAAATGCAGAGTAGGAAATACAAGAAGAAGGCTGTGGTCTTTCCACTTTGCCGCTGGGGAGGCCATGTACATGAAGTAGCAGGTTGACGTACACAGCCtactgtgaccacgtgacgtgctCGAACGATGACTTGGCGCAAGCCGCTGGTAAACAGACGCTTATAGCTTTTTACTTGCTTGAAATGTTCAAGTGCTCAAGCAGACTTAAATTCTCCTGGGCATATGTTTCGCAAAAAACACCCTTTAACACCCTGAAATTATCGAAAGGGTGTAGTAAGGGTCTAACGAAAGCATCCATTTAAAAGAATTTCCAGAG
This genomic stretch from Dermacentor silvarum isolate Dsil-2018 chromosome 2, BIME_Dsil_1.4, whole genome shotgun sequence harbors:
- the LOC119440576 gene encoding sulfotransferase ssu-1 — encoded protein: MGHSLDKMEGPQYLDVDGVLVPRSFSRDNVLYATRMRPDNGDVVIAGYPNSGTKTVAIVLHLLTHGARQAQGAAVGMGLAPQPPANMAASMAATTAARLVVNTSLIEWKGKEVESMKLPRLLCTHLPYAKLNINPQAKYIYMLRNPKDCCACAFDDAVTFPQDYDFGEGRFNDFLELFLRGSVHGNDYFRHVFSWWAHRHEPHVMFVVLEDLRMESRAHVERVLNFVGWRDAIDNSRNVALMQEVLEHIANGPEHTRIMEVRMASDPVPSSASPDRALAHVTTAGYWKNYFTSGQSKRMDLVFQERTKGTDIARLWSEYNVFPI